CATTCATCCTTCCGCGCCGCGCCGGTGCGGCGGCTGCAGCGCACCGGCCTGGCCGCCATGATCACGGTCTATGGCGCCCGCAGCCGGGCGCAGGCGATGATCGCGGGCGTGGGACGGATGCATGCGCGGGTGCGGGGAGAGACCCCGGACGGCCGGGCCTACCGCGCCGATGACCCGGAACTGCTGACCTGGGTGCAGGCGACCGCCAGCTTCGGCTTCGCCGAGGCCTATCACCGCTATGTCCGCCCCATGAGCCGGGCCGAGCTGGACCGGCTCTATGACGAGAGCATTCCCGTCGCCCGCCTCTACGGCGCGGTGGATGCGCCCCGTTCCGAGGAGGAGCGAGAGACGCTGTTCGACGCCATGCGCCCGAGGCTGGAGCCGTCGCCCATCGTCTTCGAGTTCCTGGCACTGATGCGTGGCGCAGCCGTGCTTCCGGCGCCGCTGCGCCCCCTGCAGGGCCTGCTGCTGCGCGCAGCGGTGGAGGCG
This genomic window from Roseomonas marmotae contains:
- a CDS encoding oxygenase MpaB family protein, producing MTSAAQAVPLSLPGSLIRRLDHMAEAFLRPSDGPGFDFSQPPGEPALVPASSVSWRIYKNPVTLFIGGVTAVILELAEPGVRSGVWEHSSFRAAPVRRLQRTGLAAMITVYGARSRAQAMIAGVGRMHARVRGETPDGRAYRADDPELLTWVQATASFGFAEAYHRYVRPMSRAELDRLYDESIPVARLYGAVDAPRSEEERETLFDAMRPRLEPSPIVFEFLALMRGAAVLPAPLRPLQGLLLRAAVEATPGWLRERLGLGPKFGLRPWQAALVRRICATADRVPLHSSAPVQSCLRLGLPADYLFRQPPAQGENPVRRTASDP